The genomic interval GGGTTGCGGCGCGAGGTTGAGGGACAGGACCCGGCGGGCCTTCGTCTCGATGAGCGCGTCGAGCAGCTCGGGCACGAGAAGGTGCGGGATCACGGAGGAGAACCAGGAGCCCGGGCCGAGCACCACCCAGTCCGCGTCGAGGACCGCCGCGACAGCCTCGGGGACCGCCGGCGGGTCGTGCGGGACGAGGTGCACGGACTGCACCTCGCCCGGAGTGAGCGCCACGGTCGCCTGGCCCCGGACCGTGTCGACATGGTCCGGGTGCTTCGGGTCGTGCCCGCGTACGAGCGCCTGGAGCTCCAGCGGCACGGCGGACATGGGCAGCACCCGGCCGTGCGCGCCGAGCAGCTTGCCGACCAGGTCGAGGGCCTGCACATGGTCGCCGAGCTGCTCCCACAGGGCGACGATCAGCAGGTTGCCCACGGCGTGGTCGTGCAGGTCGCCGCGGCTGGAGAAGCGGTGCTGGATGACGCGCGACCAGGTCTGGCCCCAGTCGTCGTCGCCGCAGAGCGCGGCGAGCGCCTTGCGGAGATCACCGGGCGGCAGCACGCCGAGCTCGTCGCGCAGCCGTCCGCTGGAGCCGCCGTCGTCGGCGACGGTGACCACGGCGGTCAGGTCGCCGGTGATCCGGCGCAGCGCGGTCAGCGACGCGGACAGGCCCATGCCGCCGCCGAGGGCGACGACCTTGGGCTGGGCGCCCCGCTTGCGGAACGGCCGCGTGGGGTCGCTGCCGCGCAGCCGCCGCAGGCGGAGATTGCGTCCGGTCACTCGCGCCCCATGTCCCGGTGGACGATGACGGTCTCGACGCCTTCGGAGGAGAGGCGGGCGGCCAGCTTCTCCGACATGGCCACACTGCGGTGCTTGCCGCCCGTACAGCCGACGGCGATGGTGACGTAACGCTTGCCCTCGCGGCGGTAGCCGGACGCGATGAGCTGGAGCAGCTCGGTGTACTGGTCGAGGAACTCCTTGGCACCCGGCTGGTTGAAGACGTACCCGGAGACCTCTTCGTTGAGGCCGGTGAAGGGGCGCAGCTCCGGGACCCAGTGGGGGTTCGGCAGGAAGCGGCAGTCGACGACGAGGTCGGCGTCGACCGGCAGGCCGTACTTGTAGCCGAACGACATGACGGTGGCGCGCAGCTGCGGCTCGTCGTCGCCCGCGAACTGGGCGTCCATCTTGGCGCGCAGCTCGTGGACGTTGAGGCTGGATGTGTCGATGACCAGGTCGGCGTCACCGCGCAGCTCGCGCAGCAGGTCGCGTTCGGCCGCGATGCCGTCGGTGATCCGGCCGTCGCCCTGGAGCGGGTGGGGGCGGCGTACGGATTCGAAACGGCGTACCAGGGCGTCGTCCGAGGACTCCAGGAAGACGATGCGCCGGGTGACCTCCTTGGCGTCCAGGTCGGCCAGGGACTCGCGGAGGTTGTCGAAGAACCGTCTGCCGCGTACGTCCACGACCACGGCGATACGGGCGACATTGCCCTGCGAGCGGGCGCCGAGTTCCACCATGGTGGGGATCAGGGCGGGCGGCAGGTTGTCGACGACGAACCAGCCGAGGTCCTCCAGGCACTTGGCGGCGGTGCTGCGGCCCGCTCCCGACATGCCGGAGATGATCACCAGCTCGGGGATGGCCGGCTCGGTCGCCTCACCGTTGTGTCCGGCCTCACCGTTGTGCCCGGTGTCCCCGTTGTGTGCGGTGTCACCGATCTCTGGGGGCTCCCCGGTCGTGCCCGTACTCACGTGTGCTCCGTCTCCGTCGTGCTCAGTCATTCCTGCTGCCCCCGTTCCGGCGGGGAGGCCACGGGTGCGGCTCCCGCGGTTCCCGCAGCTTCCTCGTCGTTTTCAATGATCTCTCCTGTCGCCGTGTTCACGGCGGGTGCGGCCGGTGCCGCCT from Streptomyces spiramyceticus carries:
- the rapZ gene encoding RNase adapter RapZ, whose protein sequence is MTEHDGDGAHVSTGTTGEPPEIGDTAHNGDTGHNGEAGHNGEATEPAIPELVIISGMSGAGRSTAAKCLEDLGWFVVDNLPPALIPTMVELGARSQGNVARIAVVVDVRGRRFFDNLRESLADLDAKEVTRRIVFLESSDDALVRRFESVRRPHPLQGDGRITDGIAAERDLLRELRGDADLVIDTSSLNVHELRAKMDAQFAGDDEPQLRATVMSFGYKYGLPVDADLVVDCRFLPNPHWVPELRPFTGLNEEVSGYVFNQPGAKEFLDQYTELLQLIASGYRREGKRYVTIAVGCTGGKHRSVAMSEKLAARLSSEGVETVIVHRDMGRE
- a CDS encoding gluconeogenesis factor YvcK family protein; translation: MTGRNLRLRRLRGSDPTRPFRKRGAQPKVVALGGGMGLSASLTALRRITGDLTAVVTVADDGGSSGRLRDELGVLPPGDLRKALAALCGDDDWGQTWSRVIQHRFSSRGDLHDHAVGNLLIVALWEQLGDHVQALDLVGKLLGAHGRVLPMSAVPLELQALVRGHDPKHPDHVDTVRGQATVALTPGEVQSVHLVPHDPPAVPEAVAAVLDADWVVLGPGSWFSSVIPHLLVPELLDALIETKARRVLSLNLAPQPGETDGFSPQRHLEVLGRHAPKLALDVVLADKAAVPDRESLADAAKRLGAAVELAPVAAPNGFPKHDPELLAAAYDRIFRMHGRIGPWR